In Legionella israelensis, the genomic window TTGGACTGCTTGAAAAAAATCTTAATTTTTATCACTCCTCCAAAGCTTGGTCTGATAGAGAAACAATATTAAACAACCTAGCAAACTTTAATGGCCGGATATCTGAAAAAATCAAAACATTTTTTTCTGAAGCTGTGGGCAATCCATCCATTAGTGATGTGGAAATACAAAATCTATCAACTAACTTAATTGATGAGTTGAGACGTATTCATGGATTAAAACCTGCATTGGATGATGTGTACTCTATATGTGATTTAATACACCAGTCTGGTGCTATCCGGTGGGCGCAAAAACTTAAAGAGACTCCGTTAGAAAGTACCGTAGATTCTTTATTGCCCGATAATTGGAGCCAAGCATGGCGACTTCGTCGTTTCGCTAACTATTTTTATTCAATCAGTCATTTTGATGAATTTAAAAAATTAACCACTCAACGCTATGAATATGAAAAACAATTGGCAAAGGCCTATCAAGATGTAGTTGCCAAACGTACTTGGTTGCAATTAGCAAAGAATGCAACCCCAGACATTCGAGCAGCACTACAAGCCTTTCAATCCGCTATTTCAAAAATAGGTAAAGGAACAGGTAAAAGAGCCATTCGTTATAGGCGAGATGCTAAAAATTCTGCTGCACTTACTAATAAAGCAATACCGTGCTGGATTATGCCTCATTATAGAATATCGGAGTCATTACCTCCTGAGTTTGGATGCTTTGATTTAGTCATTATTGATGAAGCCTCACAATCAGATTTGAATGCTCTTCCGGCCATGCTTCGTGCCAATAAATTGCTGGTTGTTGGTGATGATAAGCAGGTTTCGCCTGATGGTGTTGGCCTGGAAGAAGAAAAAATCAATAATTTAATGGCTCAATATTTATCCAACCAAGTAGCGATATATAGACAAGCAATGTCTCCAGAGCGTTCAATCTATGACTTATGTAAGGTTGTATTTTCTGATTCACAAGTTATGCTGCGCGAGCATTTTCGCAGTGTTACGCCAATTATTGAGTACTCCAAGAGAAAATTTTATAACCATGAACTAAAACCACTGAGATTGCCAACGAAATCAGAACGCCTAGAGCCACCCTTAATAGACGTTATTATTGAAGATGGCTATCGTATGAATAAAGAAAACACCGCTGAAGCAAAATTTATTGTTGAGGAAATAAATAATATTTGTAATGACCCTGCTATGGCCAATCGAACAATTGGCGTTGTTTCTTTGCTAGGCAATGAACAGGCAAGAAAAATATGGGAAATGATTCAGCAAGATATTACGCCAGATAAAATAACCAACCATAAAATCACTTGTGGTGATGCCCTTACATTCCAAGGTAAAGAGCGGGACATCATGTTTTTATCAATGGTAGCGACTCCAGATAATGTGAAAGCGGATCCACGTGAAGCCTCTGCGCAGAGATTTAATGTTGCTGCCTCAAGGGCACGAGATCGCATGTATTTAGTTAGAAGTATTGAGTTAGATAACCTAAGCCCCAAAGATAGCTTAAGACGCGGTTTAATAGAGCATTTTAGCTCACCCTTTGCCCAAGATGAAATAAAGGTACAAAACCTTAGAGAACTCTGCGAGTCAGGGTTTGAACTGGAAATTTATGATCTATTAACTGAGCGTGGTTACAGAGTAATTCCTCAAGTCAAAGTAGGAAACTATCGTCTGGATATGGTTGTAGAGGGACATAATGATGCTCGTTTGGCTATTGAGTGCGATGGGGATCGTTTTCATGATGCTTCAAAATGGGAAGACGATATGAACAGGCAAAGAATTCTTGAGCGTGCAGGGTGGAAATTCTGGCGATGTTTTGCTTCTACTTTTGTTATGAACAAAAAGCACGTTATTCAAGATCTAGTCAATTCCTTATTCGAGCATGGAATTGAGCCTATTGGAAGTGGTGGAGTGTTTAATAACATCCATTGTGAACAAAGGCGAATAACTGCCTTGGCGCCAATGGAGGCGGTGATAGAGGAATAATAACTCTAATCTAATCGTTTGAGCAAATGAAGCTTGATATATTTCTTTGCTCCATTTTTATTTGTGTGTGAATGGAGAATAATTATGTTTGTTGTTACGTTGCTTGTGCTGAGCTTTTTTAAAACATTACAGCGTCAATAAATTCAAAGATTAATACTCTTCAAGGGTATGTGACGACGATTAACAGCAAGTTGTGTAGAACTAATTAAAATATTATCAATTTTTGCGTTGGCATCTATTTTTATAAGATGAGGCTTAGCAGATACTGTTTTTAATGATGGAGCAATGCTACACCAAGTGCAATAATAATAACGCCCAATGTACACAGTATGTTCGAGGTTAGGGATAATCCAACAGATAATTGAAATTAAGCCGTTAATGGTAACAAATAGATTAGTCCCTATGGGTTTTATTAAATAATAATGCTCATTTATCAAAGTTGAATTTATTACGCAAAGTGATGTTTCATCATTAATATGTCGATGACATACATTCGCAATCTGTCTACATTACGTCTACATGATATTTTCGAGTTTTTTGAAAATCACCGTAAGTGCTTGATTTTATTGGTGGGCCCACTAGGACTCGAACCTAGGACCAACGGATTATGAGTTTTAAACTAAAAACGCCTTTAACTAACTTACCATTGTTGCTTGATTAACCATTCGGCAGCAATCATTGAATACGGCGAAAATGCATCGCTTGATTGGGATTCTTCAGAAATGTCTTTTTGACGTGCTAGTGTCTGCAAAATCGATTCAAATAACGCATCATCAGGATTTAGCTTTTTAAACTGATCCCATGCATTTTTCATATAGGCTGGTAAAGGATAGTTTTTCCAGAACTGTTCAAACTTTATTTGTAATTGTTTTTCATTCGTACATAAATCAAGATGCACTTTATTTTGGCTATTTTGGTGGTTAATAACACTATTCGAACTGTGGTTTTTCCTTAAAGTAGCGTTTTTGATTTGAGGTAGGTATTCAGTCTGAGATTTCTTGGAATTTATTTCCTGTTGAGTTGGCAGCCTTGTATCAGCCAAAGGACATTTCACAACCAAGTTATACGCCGTGGAGTGAATTTCTATTATTCCCTGCCGAGCTAAGGATTTGATGGCGCGTTTCATCTGTTGATGGCTGGGGCAGCCAGTTTTGACTCCTCTGATCGGAGCGACATATAGTGCTTCTCTGAGGGACTGGTAGCTGATTTTTCGCTTAATACCGACCATTAGGGTTTTACGATCCATATGGGGGCGAATGCCCATGATGTATACCAGCCTTTGCATATGTGGTATCTCGCATAAAGCATCTAACTCTAGGCAACTGATGAAAATAAAATTTCTTGCTTCTTGCTTCATGGTCATACTCCTACAAACATTTTCTGGCTCAATCAATCTCATTGGGTATCATTTGGTGACAATCAATAAATCATACTGGCTTATTGATAAACCATTTTTCATCGGAATTTACTGACCGTCAATAGGCCAAATGGCTCTGTTACTGAATGATATTAAATGAACTTAAAAAAAATTTGAGGCTGTGGATAACTCAATGAAAAAAATTTTTGTTACGCGCGTACGCGCGATAAAAAAAAACAAATTAATTTTTGAGTTATGAGGTGGGTCGGCTTAGGAACGTTTGCTATGACGGGTTTTTATAAGACATTTCTTTCTGAGTATTGTTATGCTTGATGTGTAAGGTGTCGGATTTGTGTCGGGTTGGTATGACGGGTTAGGGTCGGCCTTGTTTTGGACAGATTGAGGGCTTGAAAAAATTAGATTTTTTTAAAGCGACGCCTACCAATTGAACCCAAGGATTATTGTAAGAAACATACGAGTGTTGTCAATATAATGCTGGGTTCAGTTATTCAATGAACGTAAATGAACCCACAACATATTTCCTTTAGGCACAAAGATCTAGTCGCAGCGTTTTAGGTTTTTTACCTTTGGCGCCGTAAAAACCTCTGCTGCGCATATATCTTCCACGAAAATTCTCCCCTCGTGCTTCGGATTTGGTTTCAGTCTGCTCTATGATATATAACCGCAATACTTGTTCGGTATTTTCATTCATATTAGTTGGCTCATCACCTTTCTTTTCCCATTTGCTAACAGCAGTATGGGATTCATGGACTACTTTTTCACCAAAGGCTCTTAATGGCATGGAAAAATAAGAGCGAATAAATTTTACCTGATTACCGGTTAAAGGGGTTTCTTGGACAGCCAACTGTTTTATGACTTGATCAGCTACATATCGAACATCAATTTTGGGGTGCCATTCACCGCCAATATTGACCATTTCAACATGTTGAAGTTCAATAGGAAATCCCAACCCATCATAGAGGAAAACGGGCTCGATTTTCGTTTGCATGGTTTTTTCCTCCTAGCTAATATCAATTACCGTAATTATCGGCATATGATCATCGGTAAAGGTTAGAATAATTCGTACATCTTTATCATCTATATCTTTACCCTCTATACAATATCTCCAGTCCTGTGGCTTTTCATAGATATAATCGGAATCATATGAATCTTTTCTTTTATTCCGTTTTCGGTCAAGTCCAAAAAGTGCTGTAAATTCCCATTAATTCAGCCTATCAAGTTAGTACGTTATTTAGTCAAAGCATTCATCCCTACAACATTAGACTTTCCGGCTTCATTCTCAGCCAGCCAGTCATTAAATTCGTCCATATTAAGATAACGCCTTGATTGCCACTGCTCGTTTTGTTCAGCTAATAAAGCGCCAATCAGCCGCCATGCAGAATCATCATTAGGAAATATCCTTATCACTCGTTCTCGGCGCCTGATTTCCTCGTTAATTCGCTCTTGCATGTTGGTGGTGCGAAGTCGCTTCCTGTATTTCTCCGGCAACGCCATAACTACCATGGCATCGTCAAAAGCCTCCTCAAGGCAGGTAACTGATTTTGGTGCTTTTTTCTCAAAGGCATCAATAAAATCATCGCGTCTACGCCTGGCTTCTTCCATATCAGGTGCCTGAAAAACAAGCTTTGCCTTTTCAGCAACATCTTTGCGGTGTCTGACAGAGCAGTGCCCGAGGATGTTGCGCATCAAGTGAACTTGGCATCGTTGCCAGGTTGCACCTTGAAAGTGCTTTCTAGCCGCTTCCACAAGCCCTGCATGCTGGTCTGACACAACATACATCACGCCTTTTAGCCCACGAGATTTTAGCCATTTAAACGCTTCATCCCATGTAGCATAGCTCTCAGTGTCACCAATGCGAAGGCCCAGTATTTCACGGTAGCCATCACTTCTGATACCCGAGATGGTCAAGGCTGCTCGAGACACGACTCTGTCACCATCACGACACTTGATAAACATCGCATCAACCATGATAAATGGGTAGTTGTCACCATCAAACCGACGCTCGTTGAAGGCTCTGACTCTTGCATCAAGACCAGAACACAGTTGACTGACGGTTGACTTTGAAAAACTAGCACCGCAAAGTTCTTCAGTAATGTTATTAACTTTTCTGGTTGATACGCCATTAACAACCATTTCCATCAGAGCCAATACAAAAGCCTGCTCACTGCGTTGATAGCGCTTAAAAATATCGGTAGAAAAAGAGCCATCACGTGTCTGCGGCACTTGAAGAGTGACTGGTCCCACACGAGTGTATAGTTGTCTTGGACGGTAACCGTTACGATAGCCTATACGTTCACCTGAACGTTCATGCTTGTCTGCTCCCAGACTTTCTGACACCTGTGCCTCCAATACCTGATTCAATACACCTTCAACAAGCTTTGCGAGCCCATCCTGGCTTGATAAAAGTTCTGGAAGCAATTCCTTTCCAACTGTAATATTGTAATCCGTCATCGCTAATCTCCTTCGATAGTTATTGTTTTTCACAACTCAATAGTACCGAATTTTAGCGATGACTCCACTCCTAAAAAGTCAACCTGAATTTACAGCAGTTTACGGACATAACCATACAAATCGTATAGCATCTTATTTATCTAATCTGTCTAATGCACAGAAAACACAGGCAAATGGCCGTCAAAAAACAAATGACAGCATTATCATCGATAACAATGGGTTGATGAGAATGTTGCAGCAGGTTAAGGATAGTCAGCAGAGTACCGATCATCAGAAAAAAATTGAAAAAATCTCCCAAGATATTCAATCCGGAAATTTTCAGGTGAATTTATCGCAGTTGTCCCAGCACTTGCTTATTGAGCACATGATGAAGGAAGAGAGTGATGCAACCTGATTTTAACACCCAATTAAAACGGCTATATGATTTGGTTTTAGAGCTGAATCAATATTTGGAAATCGATAAAACGCTTTTGCCGGAAAGAAAATCACAGGCCATTGAAGAAAATAATATTAAAAAATTAACGGTACGAAATGCCATAGAAAAACAAATAAGCC contains:
- a CDS encoding IS256 family transposase — its product is MTDYNITVGKELLPELLSSQDGLAKLVEGVLNQVLEAQVSESLGADKHERSGERIGYRNGYRPRQLYTRVGPVTLQVPQTRDGSFSTDIFKRYQRSEQAFVLALMEMVVNGVSTRKVNNITEELCGASFSKSTVSQLCSGLDARVRAFNERRFDGDNYPFIMVDAMFIKCRDGDRVVSRAALTISGIRSDGYREILGLRIGDTESYATWDEAFKWLKSRGLKGVMYVVSDQHAGLVEAARKHFQGATWQRCQVHLMRNILGHCSVRHRKDVAEKAKLVFQAPDMEEARRRRDDFIDAFEKKAPKSVTCLEEAFDDAMVVMALPEKYRKRLRTTNMQERINEEIRRRERVIRIFPNDDSAWRLIGALLAEQNEQWQSRRYLNMDEFNDWLAENEAGKSNVVGMNALTK
- a CDS encoding flagellar biosynthesis anti-sigma factor FlgM; amino-acid sequence: MTPLLKSQPEFTAVYGHNHTNRIASYLSNLSNAQKTQANGRQKTNDSIIIDNNGLMRMLQQVKDSQQSTDHQKKIEKISQDIQSGNFQVNLSQLSQHLLIEHMMKEESDAT